A window of the Helianthus annuus cultivar XRQ/B chromosome 4, HanXRQr2.0-SUNRISE, whole genome shotgun sequence genome harbors these coding sequences:
- the LOC110933493 gene encoding leucine-rich repeat extensin-like protein 3, translating into MSSSSDTGVSDTLDPIAIVSDDEILPEGEVYTSDTTSTNEDDFQPFALPDFGDDMPLADGLFDGDLPLIQIPAPLPLTAVSVEDLPLDALSDDDIDLSIEGPPEGDQDGGALMDDDILVDDLVFPVVEVPDMERYPTDTDTDTAMSEAPVPQLGFGFIPDFPHDFDSDQEVEFIPEEQPVEAPVVPDDQHLDIPADHELAPVDPEPVIAPEPVIAHDPLLVHDPIPDDAPVVAPPVVDVPVIVPPVVDVPVVVAPLPDPAPVFVDRAPFATHVDPRYADTHNGWIEDDDDYPPFVLPVTPPAAPVFVPVDIPQYHPHVSDVHRTDLPITFLQDIPPPHPGEGPSTQDHDHMPLMTARFPFMPPFASAAHTASPFAPSSEPFMWSSPNVMPLSDPYHPFQVGYTADDILISLQLQQDALRRRVQELERIPRPSPCHCQSPFATPPAPLLPYPDSDVRFLTTEQQIAYLSRVIHALEEDLVHLRRLLFIPPPPPPPPSA; encoded by the exons atgtcaTCTTCTTCAGATACTGGAGTGTCAGACACACTGGATCCTATAGCGATAGTATCAGACGACGAGATTCTCCCTGAGGGCGAGGTTTATACATCGGACACCACAAGTACAAACGAGgatgatttccagccatttgCCCTACCGGACTTTGGGGATGATATGCCTTTAGCTGATGGTCTTTTTGACGGGGATCTACCTCTCATTCAGATCCCTGCTCCTCTTCCTCTCACTGCAGTTTCTGTTGAGGATCTGCCGCTTGACGCGTTATCTGATGATGACATCGATCTATCCATCGAGGGTCCACCGGAAGGTGACCAGGATGGTGGGGCCCTGATGGATGACGATATTCTGGTTGACGACCTTGTTTTTCCTGTTGTTGAggttcctgatatggag CGATACCCCACAGACACCGATACCGACACTGCCATGTCTGAGGCGCCCGTTCCGCAGCTGGGTTTTGGGTTCATCCCTGACTTTCCACATGATTTTGATTCCGACCAGGAGGTCGAGTTTATCCCTGAGGAGCAGCCTGTTGAGGCCCCTGTTGTTCCAGATGATCAGCACCTTGATATACCTGCGGATCATGAGCTTGCCCCCGTTGATCCAGAGCCTGTGATAGCTCCAGAGCCTGTCATTGCTCACGACCCTTTACTTGTGCACGACCCTATTCCTGATGATGCACCAGTCGTTGCACCACCCGTTGTTGATGTTCCAGTCATCGTGCCACCAGTTGTTGATGTTCCTGTTGTTGTTGCACCTCTGCCCGACCCGGCCCCTGTGTTTGTGGACCGTGCACCTTTTGCAACACACGTCGATCCTAGATATGCTGACACCCATAATGGGTggattgaggatgatgatgattatcCTCCTTTTGTTCTACCAGTCACTCCCCCTGCTGCACCTGTATTTGTACCTGTTGATATCCCACAGTATCACCCTCATGTGTCAGACGTCCACCGCACAGACTTACCCATCACTTTTCTCCAGGACATTCCTCCTCCCCATCCAGGGGAAGGACCTTCTACTCAGGACCACGATCACATGCCATTGATGACAGCACGCTTTCCATTTATGCCCCCTTTTGCATCAGCTGCACACACTGCATCTCCCTTTGCACCCTCGAGCGAGCCATTTATGTGGTCTTCGCCCAATGTCATGCCTTTATCAGATCCATACCATCCTTTTCAGGTTGGATATACAGCGGATGATATACTTATATCCCTGCAGTTGCAGCAGGATGCGTTGCGCCGTCGAGTCCAGGAGCTGGAGAGGATCCCGCGTCCTTCCCCTTGTCATTGTCAGTCCCCATTTGCGACACCACCAGCTCCTCTCCTACCGTACCCTGATTCTGATGTCCGCTTCCTCACTACAGAGCAGCAGATTGCTTACCTGTCGCGCGTTATCCATGCACTCGAGGAGGATTTGGTGCATTTGCGCCGTTTACTTTTcattcctccacctcctcctcctcccccaTCAGCTTGA